From the genome of Bacillota bacterium, one region includes:
- a CDS encoding spore coat protein — protein MRLTDKDMISDVLVTCKTVSEGYHVAMVESANEDVRQVFKQCHDDQVNQTKQVFDAMNSRGWYKVEQAKPETLPR, from the coding sequence ATGAGGCTCACGGACAAAGACATGATCTCTGACGTGCTGGTGACCTGCAAGACGGTTTCCGAAGGCTATCACGTTGCCATGGTGGAGTCAGCGAACGAAGATGTCCGCCAGGTCTTCAAGCAGTGCCACGATGACCAGGTAAACCAGACAAAGCAGGTGTTCGACGCCATGAACTCGCGAGGATGGTACAAGGTGGAGCAGGCAAAACCCGAGACACTGCCAAGGTAG
- the dat gene encoding D-amino-acid transaminase, with translation MRELAYVNGDIMDLEEATIPILDRGFLFGDGIYEVIRIYQGVPFGLDRHLQRLQNSARSIMLNLPHTMGTFEDLILDLVEESGIKEGWVYMQVTRGVAPRAHAFPENVDPTLVMFVKALPEDSGGQAKAGASVVKIPDQRWLLCNIKSVSLLANVLAKEQATRMGAYECILHRPDGSVTEGASCNVFAVIDGVVRTHPADNLVLPGITRDYVLEICADEGIPFNESAFSVEDLKGASEIFLTGTVSEITPVVKVDNTIVGDGTPGPVTTRIASAYAALVAKALL, from the coding sequence TTGAGAGAACTGGCCTACGTGAACGGCGACATAATGGACCTGGAGGAAGCCACCATCCCCATCCTTGACAGGGGCTTCCTGTTCGGCGACGGCATCTACGAGGTCATAAGGATATACCAGGGGGTTCCCTTCGGGCTGGACCGCCACCTCCAGCGCCTCCAGAATAGCGCCAGGAGCATAATGTTGAACCTTCCGCACACCATGGGAACCTTTGAGGACCTAATACTGGACCTGGTGGAGGAGTCCGGGATCAAGGAAGGCTGGGTCTACATGCAGGTGACCCGAGGGGTAGCACCCAGGGCTCATGCGTTTCCCGAGAACGTTGACCCCACCTTGGTCATGTTCGTGAAGGCCCTCCCCGAGGACAGCGGGGGCCAGGCCAAAGCCGGTGCCAGTGTGGTGAAGATCCCGGACCAGCGCTGGCTCCTCTGCAACATCAAGTCCGTGAGCCTCTTGGCCAACGTCCTGGCAAAGGAACAGGCCACCAGGATGGGCGCCTACGAGTGCATCTTGCACCGCCCGGACGGGAGTGTTACCGAGGGTGCCTCCTGCAATGTGTTCGCAGTCATAGATGGGGTGGTGCGCACGCACCCAGCGGATAACCTGGTGCTCCCCGGAATTACCCGGGACTATGTGCTGGAGATCTGCGCTGATGAGGGCATCCCCTTCAATGAGTCGGCCTTCAGTGTTGAGGATCTCAAGGGAGCCAGCGAGATATTCCTGACCGGAACCGTGTCAGAGATAACCCCTGTGGTCAAGGTGGATAACACCATCGTTGGAGACGGGACTCCCGGACCGGTGACAACCAGGATTGCGAGCGCCTACGCTGCCCTTGTAGCGAAGGCCCTCCTTTAG
- a CDS encoding glycosyl hydrolase family 18 protein produces the protein MKDTKAATLEVLGYYPIDYPGDKVSYQSLEAHHPHIDSVAVFNYCLDAGGHLTGEPDRALMEFARPNHVEVLALIHNMRGGSFDRWAAHTVLTEPTARARAVENVLGLVSGQGYSGVNVDLENVAPAGAAGYTAFIKDLAHRLRPEGFSVSASVPAKVSDDPSHGWSGAFDYAGIGKYAEEVMIMTYDEHWPGGKAGPVASIDWVERVIKYAVSRIPRKKILMGVAAYGYDWPAWGQGRALPAAKALSHAPARGVAIGWDEQAKVPTYTYHDGSSQRVVYFENARSTAVKIDLAKGYGLRGIAIWRLGHEDPGIWRVIAERRGK, from the coding sequence ATGAAGGATACCAAGGCAGCTACCCTGGAGGTTTTAGGCTACTATCCCATAGACTACCCTGGCGACAAGGTGTCCTATCAGAGCCTTGAGGCTCATCATCCTCACATAGACAGCGTTGCGGTGTTCAACTACTGCCTCGACGCAGGCGGGCACTTAACTGGCGAACCTGACCGGGCCCTCATGGAGTTCGCCCGCCCGAACCATGTGGAGGTGCTGGCGTTAATCCACAACATGAGGGGAGGCTCTTTTGACCGTTGGGCCGCCCACACAGTGCTCACGGAGCCTACCGCCAGGGCCCGGGCGGTGGAGAATGTCCTGGGCCTCGTATCCGGCCAAGGCTATAGCGGGGTCAACGTGGACCTGGAGAACGTAGCCCCTGCTGGCGCCGCTGGCTACACCGCCTTCATCAAGGACCTGGCCCACCGGCTCAGGCCTGAGGGGTTCTCCGTCTCAGCCTCAGTGCCTGCCAAGGTAAGCGATGACCCCAGTCACGGGTGGAGCGGCGCCTTTGACTACGCGGGCATCGGCAAGTATGCAGAAGAGGTCATGATCATGACATACGATGAGCACTGGCCTGGAGGGAAGGCAGGGCCTGTGGCCTCCATAGACTGGGTGGAAAGGGTCATCAAGTATGCGGTGTCCCGGATCCCTAGGAAGAAGATCCTCATGGGTGTTGCCGCCTACGGCTACGACTGGCCCGCGTGGGGACAGGGGAGGGCATTGCCTGCCGCCAAGGCCCTCTCCCACGCCCCCGCGCGGGGGGTTGCCATTGGCTGGGATGAACAGGCCAAGGTGCCCACGTACACCTACCACGATGGTTCATCCCAGCGCGTTGTGTACTTCGAGAACGCAAGGAGCACCGCGGTGAAGATAGACTTGGCCAAGGGGTACGGGCTCCGGGGGATAGCCATATGGAGACTGGGCCATGAGGACCCTGGGATCTGGAGGGTGATCGCGGAGAGGCGGGGGAAGTAG
- a CDS encoding cation-translocating P-type ATPase encodes MRENLPSWHAMRPGETLEALGTSPTGLTGIQAQERLAGEGPNLIREAPRPGILALFLRQVSGFLVLLLLGASLVSALLGEVFDALVIAAVVLINGGLGVLQESRAERALASLKQLSAPWATAIRQGEAQRVRAQDLVQGDVVVLAAGDRIPADLRVLEARDLKIDESTLTGESEPVTKDIEPVPPDAPLADRRCLLFAGTTAVYGRGLGVVYATGMDTELGRLAASLQEIREDVTPLQRNLGSLGKSLGVVVVALAGLLFLAGVLLRGGPPLEYFLASVGLAVAAVPEGLPAVVTIVLAVGVSRMARRNAIMRRLAAVETLGSTTVICSDKTGTLTQNRMTATHAFTLQGGLVPLDEASLPQELGLLMEGLALNSDATVSPGGIETGDPTETALLRVALRFGFSREEAGRDWPRLGEIPFDSARKRMTTVHRSTQGGYVQWTKGAPEVVLGLCDRILGKPLDDEDRDRALEAVATMARDALRVVAVAYRDLPSENPDESSMVFLGLIGLQDPPRPGARDAVALTRRAEIIPIMITGDHVETAVAIARALGIMGPGDKAVTGRELDALDDRELQALSGKARVYARVSPEHKVRIVSALKALGHVVAMTGDGVNDAPALKRADVGVAMGRDGTDVAREAADMVLADDDYSTIVAAVEEGRVIFSNIRGFVSYLLSTNMGEVIAVLGTVLAGYPLPLRPAQLLWLNLVTDSFPALALGLERGSKGVMDRPPRAPGEPLLGARHWRRVIFQGVFVAVVPVIALLAGLDRGIDFARTMAFTALAIAEILRAFTARSDTEPFWTLPLSRNPYLLPAAALSFLLILVPLYTGPIARVFRAVPLLPGDWLFVGLIAVIPAAMAEVQKAIARRGGVS; translated from the coding sequence GTGAGAGAGAACTTGCCATCATGGCACGCAATGAGGCCGGGTGAAACCCTGGAAGCCCTGGGAACCTCCCCCACGGGCTTGACTGGTATCCAGGCCCAAGAAAGACTGGCGGGTGAAGGACCCAACCTCATCCGGGAAGCCCCCCGTCCTGGCATCCTCGCCTTGTTCTTGAGGCAGGTGTCTGGCTTCCTGGTACTCCTGCTCCTTGGGGCGTCTTTAGTCTCCGCGCTACTGGGGGAGGTCTTCGATGCCCTGGTCATAGCAGCCGTGGTGCTCATTAACGGCGGCCTCGGTGTGCTCCAGGAGTCAAGGGCGGAGAGGGCCCTGGCATCCCTAAAGCAACTCTCGGCACCCTGGGCCACAGCCATCCGGCAAGGTGAAGCCCAGCGGGTTCGAGCCCAGGACCTGGTGCAGGGCGATGTTGTAGTCCTAGCGGCAGGGGACCGGATCCCTGCCGATCTAAGGGTGCTGGAAGCCAGGGACCTGAAGATAGATGAATCCACGTTGACCGGGGAGTCCGAACCTGTGACCAAGGATATTGAGCCTGTGCCTCCCGATGCCCCCCTGGCTGACCGCAGGTGCCTCCTTTTTGCGGGAACCACGGCCGTCTACGGCAGGGGCCTCGGGGTTGTGTATGCTACAGGGATGGATACGGAACTGGGGAGGCTCGCCGCATCCTTGCAGGAGATACGGGAGGACGTCACCCCCCTCCAGCGAAACCTGGGCTCCCTGGGCAAGAGCCTGGGGGTCGTGGTGGTAGCCCTGGCTGGGCTGCTTTTCCTCGCAGGGGTGCTCCTTAGGGGCGGGCCGCCACTTGAGTACTTCCTGGCGTCTGTGGGTCTGGCCGTGGCGGCGGTGCCAGAGGGGCTCCCCGCGGTGGTCACGATAGTGCTGGCCGTGGGTGTATCACGCATGGCAAGGCGTAACGCCATCATGCGCAGGCTGGCCGCCGTGGAAACCCTGGGGAGCACCACGGTGATATGCTCTGACAAGACCGGAACCCTGACCCAGAACCGGATGACAGCCACACACGCCTTTACCCTCCAGGGCGGGCTCGTGCCCTTGGATGAGGCCTCATTGCCGCAGGAACTGGGCCTCCTCATGGAGGGTCTCGCCCTGAACTCTGATGCCACGGTATCACCGGGGGGCATTGAGACAGGTGATCCCACCGAGACTGCCCTCCTCAGGGTAGCCCTGAGGTTCGGGTTCAGCCGCGAGGAGGCCGGGAGGGACTGGCCTCGCCTGGGGGAGATCCCCTTCGATTCAGCCAGGAAGCGGATGACCACGGTGCACCGCTCAACCCAGGGCGGTTACGTGCAGTGGACCAAGGGGGCCCCGGAGGTCGTTCTCGGGCTGTGTGACAGGATCCTCGGGAAACCCCTGGATGATGAGGATAGGGACAGGGCGCTGGAGGCGGTTGCCACCATGGCCAGGGACGCCCTGAGGGTGGTCGCCGTGGCTTACAGGGACCTTCCCTCCGAGAACCCGGATGAATCATCAATGGTGTTCCTGGGTCTCATCGGCCTCCAGGACCCGCCCCGGCCGGGCGCTAGGGATGCAGTGGCCCTCACCCGCCGGGCTGAGATAATCCCCATCATGATCACCGGTGACCACGTTGAGACCGCTGTGGCCATCGCCAGGGCCCTAGGTATCATGGGGCCCGGGGACAAGGCTGTCACCGGAAGGGAACTGGATGCCCTGGATGACCGGGAGCTCCAGGCGTTGTCCGGAAAGGCCCGGGTGTATGCCAGGGTTTCCCCGGAACACAAGGTACGGATCGTTTCGGCCTTGAAGGCGCTGGGTCACGTGGTGGCCATGACCGGCGACGGGGTCAACGACGCGCCTGCGCTGAAACGGGCGGACGTGGGCGTGGCCATGGGCAGGGATGGCACCGACGTGGCCAGGGAGGCCGCGGATATGGTGCTGGCGGACGATGACTACTCCACAATAGTGGCGGCGGTGGAGGAGGGCCGGGTGATCTTCTCAAACATAAGGGGGTTCGTATCGTACCTTCTCTCCACCAACATGGGAGAGGTCATCGCCGTACTGGGCACGGTGCTGGCCGGGTACCCACTGCCGTTGAGACCTGCGCAGCTCCTCTGGCTGAACCTGGTGACTGATAGCTTCCCCGCCCTGGCACTGGGCCTGGAGCGTGGATCAAAAGGGGTAATGGATAGGCCGCCAAGGGCCCCAGGTGAACCCCTCCTGGGAGCCAGGCACTGGAGGAGAGTCATCTTCCAGGGAGTGTTCGTGGCGGTCGTGCCAGTCATAGCGCTCCTGGCAGGCCTTGACCGGGGGATCGACTTTGCCAGGACCATGGCCTTTACCGCCCTGGCCATAGCGGAGATCCTGCGGGCCTTCACGGCAAGGTCGGACACGGAGCCATTCTGGACCCTCCCCCTGTCGCGGAACCCCTACCTACTCCCTGCAGCAGCTTTATCCTTTCTCCTGATCCTGGTTCCCCTGTACACCGGGCCCATTGCCCGGGTCTTCCGGGCGGTGCCGCTCCTTCCCGGGGACTGGCTCTTCGTGGGATTGATAGCTGTGATACCCGCCGCCATGGCAGAAGTCCAGAAGGCCATAGCCAGGCGAGGCGGGGTTTCGTAG
- a CDS encoding DUF3999 family protein, producing MNRAGLLGAVMALLAVGMALPARAGGAMPEWQFQREIAGQVPGLGVAGVYLPPEVYARSRPGLADLRVVDSSGRAVPFILSDRPAAVEREELPATMLDYSHGESTTVFLLDLGPHVPPTNGLSIQTPESSFLYPVEVRGSHDMVEWFLLGEGLIVDFQGEVHFRSLEVRYPQSTYRYLRVTVTRDLQRPLPVTGASAFFVPERQGTPLEAVASEYAYESRDGLSTLIIDLGYENLPSHHLVVSVAPGMFQRQVSVWGSNDREEWQHLAQGSFLSLVLADYRKELLEIDYTGAHRYLKMEIHDSDSPPLDIGGVDVRRYPGEVVFQAEPGKTYALYYGNPAAPQPTYDLETLASYVLSQSRVRLELGVEVVNPHYTPAQARTGSRPWLMWVIVTFLALVLSWVTWKKLASMPK from the coding sequence ATGAATAGGGCTGGCCTTCTAGGCGCTGTCATGGCGCTCCTCGCCGTGGGGATGGCCTTACCCGCCCGTGCGGGAGGCGCGATGCCGGAATGGCAGTTCCAGAGAGAGATTGCCGGCCAGGTACCCGGCCTGGGAGTTGCCGGGGTCTACCTGCCACCGGAGGTCTACGCCCGGTCCCGGCCAGGCCTGGCCGATCTGCGAGTAGTCGATTCCTCCGGCAGGGCGGTTCCCTTCATCCTCTCGGACCGTCCAGCGGCCGTGGAGAGGGAGGAATTGCCCGCCACGATGCTGGACTACTCCCACGGTGAGAGCACCACCGTCTTCCTCTTGGACTTGGGGCCTCATGTGCCGCCCACAAACGGCCTTAGCATACAGACCCCGGAATCCAGCTTCCTCTATCCCGTGGAGGTCCGGGGCAGCCACGATATGGTGGAGTGGTTCCTGCTGGGGGAAGGACTCATCGTGGACTTCCAGGGCGAGGTTCACTTTAGGAGCCTTGAGGTGCGCTACCCCCAGAGCACCTACAGGTACCTGCGGGTCACCGTAACAAGGGACCTGCAACGCCCCCTGCCTGTGACGGGCGCCAGCGCCTTCTTCGTCCCGGAACGCCAGGGCACTCCGCTGGAGGCAGTGGCCTCGGAATACGCGTATGAAAGCCGGGACGGCCTGAGCACCCTTATCATCGACCTCGGCTACGAGAATCTCCCCAGCCACCACCTGGTGGTGAGTGTAGCCCCGGGCATGTTCCAGCGGCAGGTGAGCGTGTGGGGCAGCAACGACAGGGAGGAGTGGCAGCACCTGGCACAGGGCTCTTTTCTTTCCCTGGTGCTGGCGGATTACCGTAAGGAGCTGCTGGAGATTGACTACACCGGGGCTCACCGGTACTTGAAGATGGAGATCCACGATTCTGACAGCCCTCCCCTGGACATTGGGGGCGTTGACGTGCGGAGATACCCCGGTGAGGTCGTCTTCCAGGCAGAGCCGGGTAAGACCTATGCCCTTTACTACGGTAACCCTGCCGCCCCCCAGCCCACCTATGACCTGGAGACCCTGGCCAGCTACGTGCTTAGCCAGAGTCGCGTGAGACTGGAACTTGGTGTTGAGGTGGTAAACCCCCACTACACTCCTGCACAAGCCCGGACCGGATCCAGGCCATGGCTGATGTGGGTCATTGTCACCTTCCTGGCGCTTGTCCTGAGCTGGGTTACATGGAAGAAGCTGGCTTCAATGCCCAAATGA
- a CDS encoding nucleotidyltransferase domain-containing protein yields MTRIDRNPRFIRLSPGQIRAITEYMRAQPDVAALFLFGSYGTSYQTPLSDVDLAVLPSSTGGSLGFVREAEILGDLCAIAGTDDINLVDLASAPVTLQAEILDAGRPLFIKDQELLAELVERVTKRYCDFIVDLEAMYRDYDHGLREEYCRER; encoded by the coding sequence GTGACCAGGATCGACCGGAATCCCCGCTTCATTCGCCTTTCCCCCGGGCAGATCCGGGCCATAACTGAATACATGAGGGCCCAGCCAGACGTGGCCGCACTCTTCCTGTTCGGTTCATACGGGACTTCATACCAGACCCCGTTGTCTGATGTGGATCTGGCTGTCCTGCCGTCCTCCACCGGCGGTTCTCTGGGTTTCGTGAGGGAAGCGGAGATCCTCGGGGATCTGTGTGCCATAGCTGGAACCGATGACATCAATCTTGTGGACCTGGCCTCCGCTCCGGTCACGCTTCAGGCCGAGATACTGGATGCAGGGCGCCCCCTATTCATCAAGGACCAGGAGCTTCTAGCTGAACTTGTGGAAAGGGTCACGAAGAGGTACTGTGACTTCATTGTGGACCTGGAGGCCATGTACCGGGACTACGATCATGGCCTCCGGGAGGAGTACTGCCGTGAGCGTTGA
- a CDS encoding GerMN domain-containing protein, which translates to MSGYGKGYLKGFLVAVLVTTLLATPGCSPKAPAEEPGGNEGPEVSITVYFSKTQDGAAEMVPVTRRVTLEEDSAEARLEAAVAALLEGPTGDEKAQGLSSEAEDAAGLISVSISRPYAVLDFSSRLQQMGGSARVSGFLGQLAHTASEIGGVKGVVLKVEGQVMGGDDMPFTGEGVLFESLHRPLDAQWLKTLGPSDILDLFIVVVPDTGLMWELMGPASRMAYKEPGGIDWTAYAEGLGSWRGYKMIEETVEGDRAWVTITGDQTLEGMFEPAARYTAHMVRVDGVWRWDFPAPTEEVSSGDEIVPFTLTPEGARFHTVTEVQGLPNFMASAWLDDNRLLGLSGTSPFVFDASTGQFSSLGVEAWWLKASKDGSQVLFGNGQGLHVVASAGGQPRLLVAKGEAQIGGGLLSPSNKQLLYWYEHEWDNECFIYDMALGDSVPLDTSLDHYFLTAPSGWMDEDHIVFTTRASRRKDGTQEYNFGYRGDILLVNVKTGKKRLLTGAGDDTFYEALAVLKDGRIAMVTRKDKDVSLGVLDLDGKVTTLAGSSGASFYVCSRGDAWAQLTSKGRRDLNEQVSISLSSGGQAPVPWAEAVVGDAFSGILWSPLGERLAVSVHTSVPAGDGSYQAQYSTFVLDER; encoded by the coding sequence GTGTCCGGCTACGGCAAGGGTTATCTTAAAGGCTTTCTTGTAGCGGTTCTGGTAACTACGCTCCTGGCCACGCCTGGGTGTTCCCCGAAGGCCCCCGCGGAAGAGCCCGGGGGGAATGAGGGGCCCGAAGTGAGTATCACAGTCTACTTCTCCAAGACCCAGGATGGCGCCGCGGAGATGGTGCCCGTGACCAGGAGGGTAACCTTGGAAGAGGACTCGGCCGAAGCAAGGCTGGAGGCAGCCGTGGCAGCGCTCCTTGAGGGGCCTACAGGTGACGAGAAGGCTCAAGGACTCTCCAGCGAGGCCGAAGACGCCGCCGGCCTGATCAGCGTCTCGATCTCCCGGCCCTACGCAGTCCTGGACTTCAGTTCCAGGCTTCAACAAATGGGGGGCTCAGCCCGGGTAAGCGGGTTCCTTGGGCAGCTGGCGCACACGGCCTCGGAGATAGGCGGTGTCAAGGGGGTAGTCCTAAAGGTAGAGGGCCAGGTGATGGGGGGTGACGATATGCCCTTCACGGGTGAGGGCGTACTCTTCGAATCGCTCCACCGTCCCCTGGATGCCCAGTGGCTCAAGACCCTGGGGCCCTCGGACATCCTGGACCTGTTCATCGTGGTGGTCCCCGATACCGGTCTTATGTGGGAGCTCATGGGGCCTGCGTCACGGATGGCCTACAAGGAACCCGGGGGGATCGACTGGACGGCCTACGCTGAGGGTCTCGGGAGCTGGAGAGGCTACAAGATGATAGAGGAGACGGTTGAGGGAGACCGGGCCTGGGTCACGATAACTGGGGATCAGACCCTCGAGGGCATGTTTGAGCCTGCCGCAAGGTACACGGCGCACATGGTGCGGGTGGACGGGGTCTGGCGCTGGGACTTCCCGGCCCCCACCGAGGAGGTCTCCAGCGGGGATGAGATCGTGCCCTTCACCCTGACCCCCGAGGGGGCCCGGTTCCACACGGTTACCGAGGTCCAGGGGCTTCCCAACTTCATGGCCTCGGCATGGCTTGACGATAACCGCCTCCTGGGGCTGTCAGGCACCTCCCCTTTCGTATTCGATGCCAGTACGGGCCAGTTCTCATCCCTGGGCGTTGAGGCCTGGTGGCTGAAGGCCTCCAAGGACGGTTCCCAAGTGCTGTTCGGGAACGGGCAGGGCCTCCATGTGGTGGCTTCCGCCGGGGGCCAGCCCCGGCTCCTGGTGGCAAAAGGGGAGGCTCAAATCGGAGGAGGACTCCTTTCCCCCTCCAACAAGCAACTCCTTTACTGGTATGAGCACGAGTGGGACAACGAATGCTTCATCTACGACATGGCTCTAGGGGACTCCGTTCCCCTGGATACGTCCCTGGACCACTACTTCCTGACCGCTCCCTCCGGCTGGATGGACGAAGACCACATCGTGTTCACCACCCGGGCCTCCCGGAGAAAGGACGGCACCCAGGAATACAACTTCGGCTACCGAGGGGACATCCTCCTGGTGAATGTGAAGACCGGAAAGAAGCGCCTTTTGACCGGTGCCGGGGACGACACCTTCTACGAGGCCCTGGCGGTACTAAAGGACGGCAGGATCGCCATGGTTACCAGGAAGGACAAAGATGTTTCCCTGGGGGTCCTGGATCTTGATGGTAAGGTGACCACCCTGGCCGGCTCCTCCGGAGCCTCCTTCTATGTGTGCTCCCGGGGGGATGCCTGGGCCCAGCTCACCAGCAAGGGCAGGAGGGACTTGAACGAGCAGGTTTCCATCAGCCTCTCCTCAGGGGGCCAAGCCCCCGTTCCCTGGGCTGAGGCAGTGGTGGGCGACGCCTTCTCAGGCATCCTGTGGTCGCCCTTGGGAGAGAGACTGGCCGTGAGCGTGCATACCAGCGTTCCTGCCGGGGATGGTTCCTACCAAGCGCAGTACTCCACCTTTGTGTTGGACGAAAGATAG
- a CDS encoding DUF2339 domain-containing protein codes for MEDDPKELSERLSQIDSRLSSIEQRLESVEGSLQIFPRHQARDKGASARRPGGSSLHQAYREWETAIGGTWLNRIGVIAFILGVGFFLKYAFDNQWIGPLGRVVLGISAGLGFLLGGEHLQSRGYARFAQGLTGGGIAILYLSLFAAFNYYGLLSQALTFALMIQVTVVSVVLAVRNNSSSIAFLGVLGGFITPLLLGRGAGGSTVLLVYILLLDLGVLGVLYFRKWTFLNYFGFAGSYLYLIYSILVSGLGQGERMLFIVLFFLLFTAVPLAFNLANRQPARPRDIVLVALNSLLFYGLVYHTLPYQWLGTAALCVGLFYLVLNTLIARMTLRDTHLETTFLITALVFFILAVPVQLTRQWVTLAWSLQLVVLYWQGLKLGNLGLRAISYLLLPLAMAYQWSNLAGNWHLYGYLKPAAPFINQDFIISLVLVAAAFTLPFLGSRLGERVLKDEERGLLAVTGIVANLLLLGLASREISLYFGYRISLKQVSLSALWASYSLFLMALGILRHHRASRLLAMALFGVTIAKVFLVDLSSLEPVFRIVAFTGLGLVLIAASFMYQRRLKAPRGKGVGEGNE; via the coding sequence ATGGAGGACGACCCCAAGGAACTGTCAGAGAGGTTATCCCAGATAGACTCCAGGCTCAGCAGTATCGAACAGCGCCTGGAGTCAGTGGAAGGCAGCCTCCAGATCTTTCCCCGTCACCAGGCCAGGGACAAGGGGGCTAGCGCCAGGAGACCAGGCGGTAGCAGCCTGCACCAAGCCTACCGGGAATGGGAGACGGCCATCGGGGGAACCTGGCTCAACCGCATCGGGGTCATCGCCTTCATCCTCGGGGTTGGGTTCTTCTTGAAGTATGCCTTTGATAACCAGTGGATCGGCCCCCTGGGCAGGGTGGTCCTGGGCATCTCGGCCGGTCTTGGCTTCCTCTTAGGGGGGGAGCACCTCCAGTCAAGGGGCTATGCCCGGTTCGCCCAGGGCCTCACCGGAGGCGGCATCGCCATCCTTTACCTCTCTCTCTTCGCCGCCTTCAACTACTACGGCCTTCTCTCCCAGGCCTTGACCTTTGCCCTGATGATACAGGTCACCGTTGTATCTGTGGTGCTTGCCGTGAGGAACAACTCCTCTTCCATCGCGTTCCTGGGTGTCCTGGGCGGCTTTATCACACCACTCCTGCTTGGAAGGGGCGCCGGAGGCAGCACCGTGCTCCTGGTGTACATTCTCCTCCTGGACCTGGGCGTACTCGGGGTCTTGTACTTCAGGAAGTGGACCTTTCTCAACTACTTCGGGTTCGCCGGGTCTTACCTGTACCTCATATACAGCATCCTTGTCTCTGGACTCGGCCAGGGAGAAAGGATGCTCTTCATTGTGCTGTTCTTCCTTCTCTTCACGGCGGTCCCCCTGGCGTTCAACCTGGCAAATAGACAGCCTGCAAGGCCCAGGGACATTGTGCTGGTAGCCCTCAACTCGCTCCTCTTTTACGGGCTAGTCTACCACACCCTCCCATACCAGTGGCTGGGGACCGCAGCGCTGTGCGTGGGCCTTTTCTACCTGGTGCTCAACACCCTCATCGCCCGGATGACTCTGCGTGACACTCACCTGGAGACCACCTTCCTCATCACGGCCCTGGTCTTCTTCATACTCGCCGTGCCCGTCCAGCTTACCCGCCAGTGGGTGACACTGGCCTGGTCCCTGCAACTGGTGGTTCTCTACTGGCAGGGCCTGAAACTGGGCAATCTCGGGCTCAGGGCGATTTCCTACCTCCTATTACCACTGGCCATGGCATACCAGTGGAGTAACTTAGCGGGCAACTGGCACCTTTACGGATACCTCAAGCCAGCTGCCCCCTTCATCAACCAGGACTTCATCATATCCCTGGTCCTGGTGGCCGCGGCCTTCACCCTGCCCTTCCTGGGGTCTCGCCTGGGCGAAAGGGTGCTGAAGGATGAGGAAAGGGGGCTCCTGGCAGTTACCGGAATTGTGGCCAACCTCCTGCTTCTCGGGCTGGCCAGCCGGGAAATCTCCCTGTACTTCGGCTACCGGATCAGCCTTAAGCAGGTATCCCTTTCAGCCCTCTGGGCCAGTTACTCACTATTCCTCATGGCACTGGGGATCCTCAGGCATCACAGGGCCAGCCGGCTCCTGGCCATGGCCCTCTTCGGAGTCACCATAGCCAAGGTGTTCCTGGTCGACCTGTCCAGCCTGGAACCGGTTTTCCGGATCGTGGCCTTCACAGGGCTCGGGTTAGTCCTCATCGCAGCCTCCTTCATGTACCAGAGGCGCCTCAAGGCACCGCGAGGGAAGGGAGTGGGGGAAGGGAATGAATAG
- a CDS encoding DUF86 domain-containing protein has protein sequence MSVDRARVRQKIGFIRDQVRGLQRFRCMELAEFASGELYEAAATRMLQIGVEAILDVCSHVAAREGWGVARSYQDLIEICAKNRLYPPGMAETLKGMARFRNRVVHLYDDVDPAEVLNIIKTRLDDFAAFISAILERYFPQDPEDQAGSPS, from the coding sequence GTGAGCGTTGATAGGGCCAGGGTAAGGCAGAAGATCGGCTTCATCCGGGATCAAGTGCGCGGGCTTCAGCGGTTTAGGTGCATGGAACTAGCGGAGTTCGCCTCCGGTGAACTGTACGAAGCCGCCGCCACGAGGATGCTCCAGATAGGCGTGGAGGCTATTCTTGACGTATGCTCCCACGTTGCAGCCAGGGAAGGGTGGGGGGTGGCCCGCAGCTACCAGGACTTGATCGAGATCTGTGCCAAGAACCGGCTCTACCCGCCCGGGATGGCAGAAACCCTCAAGGGCATGGCCAGGTTCCGTAACCGGGTCGTTCATCTCTATGATGATGTGGATCCTGCAGAGGTGTTGAACATCATAAAGACTCGCCTGGATGACTTCGCAGCATTTATCTCGGCCATCCTAGAGCGATACTTCCCCCAAGACCCCGAGGACCAGGCAGGCTCGCCTTCTTGA